Sequence from the Bacteroidales bacterium genome:
CTCTACAATAACGAGGTTTTCCTGCATACCGATATATTAATATATGTTAACGACCCGCAAAGTTGAAAATTTTAAATCAAATAATTGCTATTTTTGGCCCAACCTTCAAATTTATGCAAGCTGACGGGCAAAAGCAGAGACTTTATCTTCGTATTTTCTGGATTGCGTTTGCTACTCCTTTTGTTTTCCTGGCATTGATCTTTTATCTGATCATCCAGGGCCGGCTGGGCTTTATGCCTTCATTTGCCGATCTTGAGAATCCGCGCAGCAATCTGGCTTCGGAAGTTATCAGCGAGGATGGTCAGTTGCTGGGCAAGTTTTACGTTGAGAACAGGAGTTTTATCAATTTTGATGAGCTGACGCCCGTTCTCGAAAAAGCGTTGCTTGCTACGGAGGACATACGTTTTTACCGCCATGCCGGAATTGATATCAGAGGTTTGGCGCGGGTGATGGTGAGGACGATTCTTCTGGGAGAGAAGACTTCTGGCGGGGGCAGCACGATTACCCAGCAGCTGGCCAAAAACCTGTTTCCGCGCGATACGGCTGATTATCATTGGGCTGTAGCCCGTAAATGGGCTCTGGTGAAATCCAAATTCAAGGAATGGGTCATAGCTGTAAGGCTGGAGAGGAACTATACCAAGAAGGAAATACTGGTCATGTACTTAAACACTGTTCCTTTCGGGCACCAGTCGTACGGAATCAAATCAGCGGCCAAAACCTATTTTAATACAAGTCCTGATTCGTTGAAGGTGGAACAGGCGGCTCTTCTGATAGGCCTTCTGAAGGGACAGACCAAATTCAGTCCGATTCTCAATCCGGAAAAGGCGTTATTCAGAAGGAATATTGTTCTTTCCCAGATGAACAAATACGGTTTTCTTACTGATCATGAACTGGATTCTCTTATTGCCCTCCCGATAGAGTTGCATTATAATGTTCAGGATCATACAGAGGGATATGGAACGTATTTCAGGGAGTATCTGCGGCAGATCATGAGTGCGACGGAACCCAAAAGGGAGGCATTCCGGAATCCTCTCAGCTATTCTGAAGACTCTGCCAGATGGGCTTCCGATCCGTTGTATGGATGGTGCAATAAACATTTTAAGCCGAACGGAGAACCGTACGATTTGTACCGGGATGGGCTGAAGATTTATACGACCATTAACTTTACCATGCAAAAGTATGCTGAAGAAGCTGTCAGGGAGCATATCGGAAGCTATCTTCAGCCGGCATTCTGGAAAGAAAAAAAGGGACGGAAGAATGCTCCTTTTGCGAAGGAACTGCAGTCAAAGGAAATTGAAAGTATTCTTACCAGTTCGATGGTTCGTTCTGACCGCTACCGTACAATGTGGAGAAGCGGGGTTTCACCTGATTCGATCCGGAAGGCTTTTCATACTCCTGTTCCTATGAGGGTTTTTTCGTGGGATGGAGAACGGGACACTGTGATGACCCCCTGGGACTCCATACGCTACTATAAGTTTTTTCTTCATGCGGGCCTTTTGTCGGTTGATCCTTTGACCGGATATGTAAAGGCATATGTAGGAGGGGTAAACTTCAAGCATTTTAAGTATGATCATGTGATGGTAGGGAGGAGGCAGGTGGGATCGACCATCAAGCCTTTTATATATACCCTGGCCATGATGGAAGGGCTTTCACCCTGCCAGCAGGTTCCCAACCGGCCGGTTTCCTTTGTGATTGGAGATACCGTTTGGACACCAAAAAACTCAGGACCTTCGAAGTATGACGGTAAGATGGTTACCCTGAAATGGGGCCTGGCCAATTCGGTCAATTATATTTCGGCCTGGCTGATGAAGCAGTATAATCCGCAGGCGGTGGTGGATATTATGCGAAAAATGGGTGTCAAAAGTCCTATAGACCCGGTTCCCTCTCTGGTGCTGGGAACCTCCGATATCACCCTGTATGAAATGGTTGGAGCTTACGGAACTTATCCCAACAAAGGAGTATATATCAAACCCCTTTTTGTAACCAGGATTGAAGATAAAAACGGCAATGTTCTGTCAACCTTTCAGCCCGAATCCGTAGAGGCGATTCCGGAAAACATAGCCTATCTTATGGTGCAGATGCTCAGGGGAGTTGTTGATCACGGCACGGCTGTCAGGTTACGATTCCGTTATAATTTTACCAATCAGATTGCAGGAAAAACGGGAACCACCCAGAACCATTCCGATGGCTGGTTCTGCGGGTTCACTCCTAATCTTGTAACGGGAGTATGGGTAGGGGGCGAGGAACGTTCCATTCACTTTGATGAAATCAGTATGGGCCAGGGGGCCAACATGGCGCTTCCCATCTGGGCAATTTATATGAAAAAGATTCTTGAAAACAAGAGTCTTGGTGTTTATGACGCTGATTTTGAGGCTCCTGCAGGCTTTCATGTCTCGATAGACTGTGGAGAGAAGTATGTGCCTCCGGCGGAAGGGGAAGATAGTTTTGAGTAATTTCAAACGATTGACAGCGAATCAATCAGGTTTTTCAGGTAGTCACTTTCGGGTTTTTTCCAGAGGGCATCGGTGTAGCCGGCATCGGTTATTATTCCGTTACGAAGAACGATGATGCGCGGGGCCATATATTTTACCACGGCCAGATCATGCGAAATAAAGAGGTAGGATAGGCCCAGTTCATCTTTCAGATCGCTGAGCAGGTTGAGGATTTGTGCCTGAATGGATACATCAAGGGACGCCACGCATTCGTCACATATAACCAGGTCGGGATTCAGGATAAGAGCACGGGCAATAGCTATCCGTTGCCGCTGACCGCCGGAAAATTCATGCGGATATTTTGGGAGGGCTGTTTCAGGCAGTCTGACCTGATCAAGCATTTGTTTCACTTTTTTCGTGCGCTCCTCCCTTGGCAAGGTTTCATGGACCAACAGAGGTTCCTCCAGAATCATCTGTACAGTATGTCTTGGATTCAGCGAGGAGTAAGGGTCCTGAAAGATAATCTGCATTTTCTTCCTCACATTGGCGGGCATTTTTCTGTTTTTCGCATGAAGGGGCAGGCCGTTAAAATGTATTTCTCCGGAAACATTGGGTATCAGGCCGAGAATGCTTCGGGCGAGGGTTGTTTTTCCGGAACCTGATTCTCCGATGATGCCGAGGGTTTCGTTTTTCAACAGGCGGAAGGAAACATCCTGCAGGGCGGGATAAATATGTTTGCCCCAGGGAAACTTGTCCCTTTCATACCAGGCTTGGAGATTTTTTACTTCGAGAAGGATATGGTTTCCGGCATTTTGCTCAGTTATGTTTTCTGCCAGATTACCATGTGCCGTATTGAAGGAGGGAGAATGTCTGGTTTTTTCCGGCAGGCCAAGCCGGTGAGGACGATAATCAAGCGGAGGAATTGATCTGATAAGAATTTGTGAAGGTTCAGTTTCTGGATTCTGCAAAATATGCGCAGTATTGCCTGCTTCGATAATTTCGCCGTTATGCATGATAACGATTTTGGGAGCTATGTCTTTGAGGATACGCAGATCGTGCGATATGAAGATCAGGCTCATGTTCCGGCTGGTGCAGAGATTTCTCAGAAGTTCTATTACGGCTTTCTGCAGGGAAACGTCGAGAGCGGTGGTTGGTTCATCGGCAATGAGCAGTTGAGGGTTTCCTGCCACAGCCATGGCAATCATAACCCGTTGCCGCTGTCCGCCTGAAAGCTGGAAGGGATAACTTATGCTGATTCTTTCAGGTTCCGGTATGCCGGTTTCATAAAGAAGGCGAAGACATTGCCCGTGCAGATCCTCTGATGGAATATTTCCGCAGGCACGCAATGCCTCTCTGATCTGAAATCCGCAGGTCAGGGAAGGATTCAGGGATGTCATGGGGTCCTGAAAGACAATACCGATCTGTTTTCCTCTGATTTTTCTCCAGTCTTTTTCAGGAAGCCGGCATAGATCCAAACGATGATTTCCGGTTGCCTGGAACCAGATGTTGCCTGAGAGGACCCGGAAAGGAGGAGGCAGTAATCCAAGAACAGAGAGGGCCGTTAACGATTTTCCGCTTCCTGATTCACCTGCAATTCCCAGGGTTTCCCCTTTAAGAAGCCGGAAAGAAATATCCTTTACTACCCTGGTTTCACCCGGAGACAAAGTTCCAATGGTCAGATGGTTCACATCCAGAAGGACATTGTTATCCATGAGGTGTTTGTTTGCGGATGACTATTACCCTGTTTCCCTGAATTTCGACTTTCCAGTAGGCAGGGTGAACCACCCGTGATGCCGTTCGGTAAAAAAGGCGGGTACGAACACTGGATGGTTTGTTTTTCTCCGTTTCCCTGAATTCTCCGTTGAATTCAAAATATTCGGTAAGCGGGTGCTGAAGAAAAAAGCGCCGGACGATTTCAATTACGGTGGCGATTATGCGGAAAGCCTCGTTTTCGTGGGTCATGGCGTATTCATTTTCGAACGATTCGTTCAGAACGCCGAAGTTGATCACAAATCCGAAATAATTGTCTCTTTTTCGTCCAAACTGCACTTCGTAAAGCAGTCCGCTTTGTGTGCTGAAATGATAGATTTCTCCTGAAGGAATAGCGGGATCCTCAATCCGGAAGACGGGCACTCCGGGTTTATAATCGGGGTGAAGGAGGGGAATACCGGCATGTGAGGAAGGCATGGTTCAGTGATTAAACAATCGTCCGATGAGCTGGTCAATTCGTTCCAGCCGCACGACTTCCAGGTCTTTGACAAGAGAGGAGGGTATTTTTGCGTGGCGTGAAATGTAAATTCCTGAGAATCCGAGTTTTCTGGCTTCGGCAATTCGCTGTTCGAGGCGGGTTACTGGTCGGATTTCTCCTGAAAGGCCTACTTCACCGGCGAAGCACAGATTGGTGGGGATGGGGATATCGGCTCCGGAAGAAAGGATGGATGCTATCACAGCGAGGTCGATAGCAGGATCATCAACGCGGATACCTCCGGCAATGTTCAGAAACACATCTTTGGCCAGCAGTTTGAAACCGGCCCGTTTTTCAAGAACAGCCAGAAGCATGTGCAGGCGGCGAATGTCAAAACCAGTGGTACTGCGTTGCGGTGTGCCGTAGGTAGCTGTACTGACCAGGGCCTGGGTTTCGATCAGAAAAGGTCGGAGGCCTTCGATGGTGGCAGCTACCGCCACACCGGAAAGGTTTTCCTGATGAAGTCCAAGAAGAATCTCTGACGGATTAAGAACCTCCTTAAGGCCTTTCTGATCCATTTCGAAGATGCCGATTTCGGAAGTTGAACCGAAACGGTTTTTGGCGGCCCTCAGAATCCGGTACAGGTGCTGTGTATCACCTTCGAACTGAAGCACAACATCTACAATATGTTCCAGAACCTTGGGCCCTGCAATGGTACCGTCTTTGGTGATGTGGCCTATCAGCAGGATGGGAACGGAATTTTCTTTTGCATAGCGGAGCAGCGACTGGGCACATTCT
This genomic interval carries:
- a CDS encoding penicillin-binding protein, translating into MQADGQKQRLYLRIFWIAFATPFVFLALIFYLIIQGRLGFMPSFADLENPRSNLASEVISEDGQLLGKFYVENRSFINFDELTPVLEKALLATEDIRFYRHAGIDIRGLARVMVRTILLGEKTSGGGSTITQQLAKNLFPRDTADYHWAVARKWALVKSKFKEWVIAVRLERNYTKKEILVMYLNTVPFGHQSYGIKSAAKTYFNTSPDSLKVEQAALLIGLLKGQTKFSPILNPEKALFRRNIVLSQMNKYGFLTDHELDSLIALPIELHYNVQDHTEGYGTYFREYLRQIMSATEPKREAFRNPLSYSEDSARWASDPLYGWCNKHFKPNGEPYDLYRDGLKIYTTINFTMQKYAEEAVREHIGSYLQPAFWKEKKGRKNAPFAKELQSKEIESILTSSMVRSDRYRTMWRSGVSPDSIRKAFHTPVPMRVFSWDGERDTVMTPWDSIRYYKFFLHAGLLSVDPLTGYVKAYVGGVNFKHFKYDHVMVGRRQVGSTIKPFIYTLAMMEGLSPCQQVPNRPVSFVIGDTVWTPKNSGPSKYDGKMVTLKWGLANSVNYISAWLMKQYNPQAVVDIMRKMGVKSPIDPVPSLVLGTSDITLYEMVGAYGTYPNKGVYIKPLFVTRIEDKNGNVLSTFQPESVEAIPENIAYLMVQMLRGVVDHGTAVRLRFRYNFTNQIAGKTGTTQNHSDGWFCGFTPNLVTGVWVGGEERSIHFDEISMGQGANMALPIWAIYMKKILENKSLGVYDADFEAPAGFHVSIDCGEKYVPPAEGEDSFE
- a CDS encoding ABC transporter ATP-binding protein → MDNNVLLDVNHLTIGTLSPGETRVVKDISFRLLKGETLGIAGESGSGKSLTALSVLGLLPPPFRVLSGNIWFQATGNHRLDLCRLPEKDWRKIRGKQIGIVFQDPMTSLNPSLTCGFQIREALRACGNIPSEDLHGQCLRLLYETGIPEPERISISYPFQLSGGQRQRVMIAMAVAGNPQLLIADEPTTALDVSLQKAVIELLRNLCTSRNMSLIFISHDLRILKDIAPKIVIMHNGEIIEAGNTAHILQNPETEPSQILIRSIPPLDYRPHRLGLPEKTRHSPSFNTAHGNLAENITEQNAGNHILLEVKNLQAWYERDKFPWGKHIYPALQDVSFRLLKNETLGIIGESGSGKTTLARSILGLIPNVSGEIHFNGLPLHAKNRKMPANVRKKMQIIFQDPYSSLNPRHTVQMILEEPLLVHETLPREERTKKVKQMLDQVRLPETALPKYPHEFSGGQRQRIAIARALILNPDLVICDECVASLDVSIQAQILNLLSDLKDELGLSYLFISHDLAVVKYMAPRIIVLRNGIITDAGYTDALWKKPESDYLKNLIDSLSIV
- the radA gene encoding DNA repair protein RadA, which gives rise to MSKQRTVYVCQNCGAEAPKWIGRCPVCHEWNTYVEETVSSGKQTGTGSSLSHQPARRISEIRLDESPRNDTHSQELNRVLGGGIVPGSVILLGGEPGIGKSTLALQLALQQKDRTVLYVTGEESLQQIRLRAERLENKNEHLFVLSETCLENILEQFSQINPALVIIDSIQTLFTERIESSAGSVAQIRECAQSLLRYAKENSVPILLIGHITKDGTIAGPKVLEHIVDVVLQFEGDTQHLYRILRAAKNRFGSTSEIGIFEMDQKGLKEVLNPSEILLGLHQENLSGVAVAATIEGLRPFLIETQALVSTATYGTPQRSTTGFDIRRLHMLLAVLEKRAGFKLLAKDVFLNIAGGIRVDDPAIDLAVIASILSSGADIPIPTNLCFAGEVGLSGEIRPVTRLEQRIAEARKLGFSGIYISRHAKIPSSLVKDLEVVRLERIDQLIGRLFNH